A genomic segment from uncultured Marinifilum sp. encodes:
- the thiL gene encoding thiamine-phosphate kinase: protein MQENKAQGTDISSMGEFGLIKHLTKNIKLKHASSNVGIGDDAAVLDYSNKKTVVTTDLLVEGIHFDLMYTPLKHLGYKSIAVNVSDVYAMNACPKQVTVSIAISKRFTVEALDEIYDGIRLACENYNVDLVGGDTTSSLTGLCISVTAIGEAEESELAYRSGAKVNDLICVSGNLGAAYAGLQLLEREKRVFDSNPNMQPDLSGHDYILERQLKPEARKDIYERLQEAKIIPSSMIDISDGLSSELMHICEKSKVGCQVYEEKIPVDYETHKMAEELNMNYSTFSLNGGEDYELLFTVPLDKFDEIEKMEDVKVIGHITEESKGLYLVTRDNVEIELQAQGWNPLKEE from the coding sequence ATGCAGGAAAATAAAGCACAGGGAACCGATATTTCATCGATGGGAGAATTCGGTTTAATAAAACATCTTACTAAAAATATCAAATTAAAACATGCAAGCTCCAATGTTGGGATTGGCGACGATGCTGCGGTGCTTGATTACAGCAACAAAAAAACAGTTGTAACTACCGATTTATTGGTAGAAGGAATCCATTTCGATTTAATGTATACCCCTCTAAAACATTTGGGTTACAAGAGCATTGCAGTAAATGTTTCTGATGTTTATGCCATGAATGCTTGTCCAAAACAGGTAACTGTATCTATTGCAATCTCGAAACGATTTACTGTTGAAGCTCTGGATGAAATTTATGATGGCATTCGTTTGGCCTGCGAAAATTACAATGTCGATTTGGTGGGTGGAGATACTACATCATCTTTAACTGGTTTATGTATTTCTGTAACTGCCATTGGCGAAGCTGAAGAGAGTGAGTTGGCTTACCGAAGTGGTGCAAAAGTTAACGACTTAATCTGCGTAAGCGGAAACTTAGGTGCGGCTTACGCCGGATTACAATTACTAGAGCGCGAAAAACGTGTTTTCGATAGCAACCCAAACATGCAGCCGGATTTATCGGGTCACGATTACATTTTAGAGCGTCAATTAAAACCAGAAGCCAGAAAAGATATCTACGAAAGATTACAGGAAGCTAAAATTATTCCTTCTTCTATGATTGATATCTCTGATGGATTATCATCGGAATTGATGCATATCTGTGAAAAATCGAAAGTAGGTTGTCAGGTTTATGAGGAAAAAATTCCTGTCGACTACGAAACCCATAAAATGGCCGAAGAGCTGAACATGAACTACAGCACTTTCTCACTTAATGGTGGAGAAGATTATGAGCTATTATTTACAGTTCCATTGGATAAATTCGATGAAATTGAAAAAATGGAAGACGTAAAAGTAATTGGACACATTACCGAAGAATCGAAAGGTCTTTATTTGGTTACCCGCGATAATGTGGAAATTGAATTACAGGCTCAGGGATGGAATCCGCTGAAGGAGGAGTAA
- the tnpA gene encoding IS200/IS605 family transposase, whose amino-acid sequence MSSYKQIYYHIIFRTKRSEKTIPTEHSKKLFAYLLGIIKNKQCHLYRINGMEEHIHLLSDLHPSIALADFLRDLKTSSSIWLKQQPEFKNFKGWADGYAALTKSFHEKEQIINYIKNQQNHHKKESFTEEFRRLLIEDGIEINEKYFLK is encoded by the coding sequence ATGAGTAGCTACAAGCAAATCTATTACCACATTATTTTCAGAACTAAAAGAAGTGAAAAGACCATCCCAACAGAACATTCGAAAAAACTATTCGCCTACCTACTCGGAATTATCAAGAATAAACAATGTCATCTATATCGAATAAATGGAATGGAAGAACACATACATTTATTAAGCGATCTTCATCCTAGTATAGCTCTTGCTGATTTTTTAAGAGATTTAAAAACATCATCTTCAATTTGGTTAAAACAACAACCCGAATTTAAAAATTTTAAAGGATGGGCTGATGGATATGCTGCTCTCACAAAATCATTTCATGAAAAAGAACAAATCATTAACTATATCAAAAATCAACAAAACCACCACAAAAAAGAGTCTTTTACTGAAGAATTTCGCAGATTATTAATAGAAGATGGTATAGAAATTAATGAAAAATATTTCTTAAAATAA
- the lpxA gene encoding acyl-ACP--UDP-N-acetylglucosamine O-acyltransferase, with amino-acid sequence MKQPLAYVHPEAKIADNVVIEPFVTIDKNVVIEEGTRIGSNATILEGTRIGKNCTVFPGAVIGAVPQDLKFRGETTTVEIGDNTTIRECVTINRGTAAKGKTIVGNNCLLMAYSHIAHDCILGNNIIVGNASQIAGEVIIDDFAILSGLVAVHQFVHIGSHVMVSGGSLVRKDIPPYVKAGREPVSYIGVNSIGLRRREFGNEKIREIQDVYRYLYQKGMNNFKALEAIEAEMPASPERDEIILFVKNSKRGIMRGYFPD; translated from the coding sequence ATGAAGCAACCGTTAGCATACGTGCATCCAGAGGCAAAAATTGCAGATAATGTAGTGATTGAGCCATTCGTAACGATTGATAAAAATGTTGTGATTGAAGAAGGAACTCGAATTGGTTCTAATGCAACCATTTTAGAGGGAACCCGAATTGGTAAAAACTGTACTGTTTTTCCTGGAGCTGTAATTGGAGCAGTTCCGCAAGATTTAAAGTTTCGTGGTGAAACAACAACTGTCGAAATTGGTGACAATACAACCATTCGTGAGTGTGTAACCATTAACAGAGGTACAGCAGCAAAAGGAAAAACAATTGTAGGTAACAATTGTTTGCTGATGGCCTATTCTCATATCGCTCACGACTGTATTTTAGGAAACAATATTATTGTTGGTAATGCATCGCAAATTGCAGGTGAAGTTATTATTGATGATTTCGCAATTTTAAGTGGATTAGTAGCTGTTCACCAGTTTGTACATATTGGTTCTCATGTTATGGTATCAGGTGGATCATTGGTTCGTAAAGATATTCCTCCTTATGTGAAAGCTGGTCGCGAACCGGTTTCATACATTGGTGTGAACTCAATTGGATTACGTCGTCGTGAGTTTGGAAACGAAAAAATTCGTGAAATTCAGGATGTATATCGTTACCTGTACCAAAAAGGAATGAATAACTTTAAAGCTTTAGAAGCGATTGAGGCCGAAATGCCTGCTTCTCCCGAGCGTGATGAAATTATTCTGTTCGTGAAGAATTCTAAGCGTGGTATCATGAGAGGTTATTTTCCAGATTGA
- a CDS encoding bifunctional UDP-3-O-[3-hydroxymyristoyl] N-acetylglucosamine deacetylase/3-hydroxyacyl-ACP dehydratase, which yields MADKQRTLAKEFTLTGKGLHTGLEVSIKFVPAPENHGYQFKRVDLDGQPTLKASAEFVGDTSRGTVLEKGEFKVQTVEHALSALYGMEVDNCMIEMNSSEPPILDGSAKFYVDGIQNAGIVEQDADREYYIVKEPITYKDEARGSELTILPDNEYSVDAMISFDSKVLRNQYARLTSLKDYKDEISMCRTFVFVRELEFLLNNNLVKGGDLDNAIVIMDQIMDQKELNRIADLFDHQHVEVKEGILSNLELYFENECARHKLLDVMGDLALCGKFIKGKVIASCPGHGPNTEMAKLLIKRIKKEMGKDSVPAYDPNKEPVLDINGIMGLLPHRPPFLLVDKIIDIKEDSIVGVKNVTMNEPFFVGHFPGEPVMPGVLMVEAMAQCGGILVLNQVDDPENYSTYFLTQNNIKFRRKVVPGDTLIFKLQFLSPIRRGVANMRGLAFVGDTVVAEGEFMAQIAKNK from the coding sequence ATGGCAGATAAGCAGAGAACATTAGCAAAAGAATTTACATTAACAGGAAAAGGACTTCACACAGGTTTAGAGGTGTCTATTAAGTTTGTGCCTGCACCTGAAAATCATGGATATCAGTTTAAACGAGTAGATCTTGATGGACAACCAACATTAAAGGCAAGTGCCGAATTTGTTGGAGATACTTCGCGAGGTACTGTTTTGGAAAAAGGAGAGTTTAAAGTACAAACAGTTGAACACGCCCTTTCGGCATTGTATGGAATGGAAGTGGATAACTGTATGATAGAGATGAATTCTTCTGAGCCTCCAATTTTAGATGGAAGTGCAAAGTTTTATGTAGATGGAATTCAGAATGCAGGTATTGTAGAGCAGGATGCAGATCGTGAATATTACATTGTAAAAGAGCCAATTACCTATAAAGATGAAGCCCGTGGTTCGGAATTAACAATTCTTCCTGATAATGAATATAGTGTAGATGCGATGATTTCTTTCGATTCGAAAGTGTTAAGAAATCAGTATGCACGATTAACATCATTAAAAGATTACAAAGATGAGATTTCGATGTGTCGTACTTTTGTTTTTGTACGTGAGTTGGAATTTCTATTGAATAACAATTTGGTAAAAGGTGGAGATTTGGATAATGCCATTGTAATAATGGACCAGATTATGGACCAAAAAGAGCTTAACCGAATTGCAGACCTATTCGATCATCAGCATGTGGAAGTAAAAGAAGGGATTCTTAGTAATCTCGAACTTTATTTCGAGAATGAATGTGCACGTCATAAATTACTAGATGTGATGGGTGATCTTGCTCTGTGTGGTAAGTTCATTAAAGGAAAGGTGATTGCATCTTGTCCTGGTCACGGACCCAATACCGAAATGGCAAAATTATTAATCAAACGAATTAAAAAAGAAATGGGAAAAGATTCAGTTCCGGCTTACGACCCAAATAAAGAGCCAGTTTTAGACATTAATGGAATAATGGGTTTATTGCCTCACCGTCCGCCTTTTTTGTTGGTTGACAAAATTATTGATATTAAGGAAGACTCTATTGTAGGTGTTAAGAATGTAACAATGAATGAGCCTTTCTTTGTTGGTCACTTTCCGGGAGAACCAGTAATGCCAGGTGTGCTTATGGTCGAAGCTATGGCTCAATGTGGTGGTATTTTGGTTTTAAATCAGGTCGATGATCCTGAAAATTATTCAACTTACTTCCTGACTCAAAACAACATTAAGTTTAGACGAAAAGTTGTTCCTGGAGATACTCTTATTTTTAAATTGCAGTTTTTATCTCCAATTCGTAGGGGAGTTGCTAATATGCGCGGTTTAGCTTTTGTGGGCGATACTGTTGTGGCAGAAGGTGAGTTTATGGCTCAGATTGCAAAGAATAAATAA
- the lpxD gene encoding UDP-3-O-(3-hydroxymyristoyl)glucosamine N-acyltransferase, whose product MNFTAQDIAEFLNGDVDGDGSVAVNNVSKIEEGKPGTLSFLANPKYEHYIYTTNSSIVLVNKDFKAEKEISATLIRVDDAYQSLAKLLEMYEQSKPQKIGVEEPSYVSKTATIGEKPYIGAFAYIGSNVKMGNNVKIYPHSYVGDNVIIGDNTILNSGVKIYDNCKIGSDCIFHSGVVIGGDGFGFAPSSANDYKKVPQVGNVIIEDYVEIGSNTCVDRATMGSTIIRKGVKLDNLIQVAHNVEIQENTVIASQTGLAGSTKIGKNCMIGGQVGFAGHLSVANEVKIAAQSGIGKNIKKEGAVVQGSPAFEFGPYQKSYVLFKNLPKMREQLMDLEKQVKKIQEEK is encoded by the coding sequence ATGAACTTTACGGCACAAGATATTGCAGAGTTCCTTAATGGAGATGTTGATGGCGACGGGAGTGTTGCAGTAAACAATGTATCCAAAATTGAAGAAGGAAAACCCGGAACTCTTTCTTTTTTAGCAAACCCGAAATACGAACACTATATCTACACTACCAATTCATCAATTGTATTGGTTAATAAAGATTTTAAAGCAGAGAAAGAAATTTCGGCTACTTTAATTCGTGTTGATGATGCTTATCAGTCTTTAGCAAAATTACTTGAGATGTATGAGCAGAGTAAACCACAAAAAATTGGAGTGGAAGAGCCGTCGTATGTTAGTAAAACAGCTACTATTGGTGAAAAACCTTATATTGGTGCTTTTGCTTATATCGGAAGCAATGTAAAAATGGGCAATAACGTAAAAATTTACCCGCATTCTTATGTGGGCGATAATGTGATTATTGGTGATAATACCATTTTGAATTCGGGAGTGAAAATATATGATAATTGTAAGATCGGATCGGATTGTATTTTTCATTCTGGAGTAGTAATTGGTGGCGATGGATTTGGCTTTGCACCTTCATCGGCTAATGATTATAAAAAAGTGCCTCAGGTAGGAAATGTAATAATTGAAGATTATGTTGAGATTGGTTCAAACACTTGTGTTGACCGTGCAACTATGGGATCGACAATTATTCGTAAAGGCGTAAAACTGGATAATCTTATTCAGGTTGCTCACAATGTAGAAATACAAGAAAATACTGTAATTGCATCGCAAACAGGTCTTGCCGGGAGTACTAAAATTGGTAAAAATTGTATGATTGGCGGACAAGTTGGTTTTGCCGGACATTTATCGGTTGCCAATGAGGTTAAGATAGCCGCTCAATCGGGTATTGGTAAAAATATTAAAAAAGAAGGTGCTGTTGTTCAGGGGTCTCCAGCATTTGAATTTGGACCTTATCAAAAATCATATGTATTGTTTAAAAATCTGCCAAAGATGAGAGAACAGCTTATGGATTTAGAGAAACAGGTAAAGAAGATTCAAGAAGAGAAATAG
- a CDS encoding HD domain-containing protein, with protein sequence MSEINRVKKKIVNDPVHGFIHIPNGISSQLVEHPFFQRLRRIKQLGLTYLVFPGTFHNRFQHALGATYLMGLAIEVLRSKGNEISHEEEEAVCAAILLHDIGHGPFSHALEYSIVEGITHEKISELFMNYLNKQFNGELDMAIQIFKNKYHKRFLNQLVSSQLDMDRLDYLRRDSFFSGVTEGVVGSARIIKMLDVRKDKLVVEAKGIYSIEKFLIARRLMYWQVYLHKTVIAAEEMMVYVLKRAKYLAERGEDLFTTPALRYFLYNKVGIDRFESLKPHENGPCALEVFADLDDDDIMVCIKVWSKHSDKILSYMSRCIRDRRLFKIEIQKTEFTADYVQKVRSEIRSFFGCSDHALDFLVISGDISNNAYSSDEDHISILNKDETRCDITEASDMLNIDVLSKTVKKYYICYPKIY encoded by the coding sequence ATGTCTGAAATTAATAGAGTAAAAAAGAAGATTGTTAATGATCCTGTTCATGGTTTTATTCATATTCCTAATGGAATTTCGAGTCAATTAGTGGAGCATCCTTTTTTTCAGCGTTTAAGAAGAATAAAACAGCTGGGATTAACTTATTTAGTTTTTCCTGGCACATTTCATAACCGTTTTCAGCATGCATTAGGAGCTACTTATTTAATGGGTTTGGCAATTGAAGTTTTGCGATCGAAAGGTAATGAGATTAGTCATGAAGAGGAAGAAGCAGTATGTGCTGCTATTTTGCTGCACGATATTGGACATGGTCCTTTCTCGCATGCCCTCGAATATAGTATTGTAGAGGGAATTACTCACGAGAAAATTTCGGAGCTATTTATGAATTATCTTAATAAACAATTTAATGGAGAGCTCGATATGGCTATTCAAATTTTTAAGAATAAATATCATAAACGATTTTTAAATCAATTGGTTTCTAGTCAGCTCGATATGGATCGTTTGGATTATTTGCGCCGAGATAGTTTCTTTTCTGGAGTTACCGAAGGAGTGGTGGGTTCGGCAAGAATTATAAAAATGCTCGATGTTCGAAAGGATAAATTGGTGGTTGAAGCTAAAGGAATATATTCGATTGAGAAATTTTTAATAGCCCGCAGATTAATGTACTGGCAGGTTTATTTGCATAAAACAGTAATTGCGGCCGAAGAAATGATGGTTTATGTGCTAAAAAGGGCAAAATATTTGGCCGAACGAGGAGAGGATCTTTTTACAACGCCAGCATTGCGATATTTTTTGTACAATAAAGTTGGAATTGATAGGTTTGAGAGTTTAAAACCGCATGAGAATGGTCCTTGTGCATTGGAAGTTTTTGCAGATCTTGACGATGATGATATTATGGTATGCATTAAAGTGTGGTCGAAGCACAGCGATAAAATATTGTCATACATGAGCAGGTGTATCCGCGACAGACGCTTGTTTAAGATAGAAATACAAAAAACAGAATTTACTGCCGACTATGTTCAGAAAGTACGAAGCGAAATAAGAAGCTTTTTTGGGTGTTCCGATCATGCGCTGGATTTTTTGGTGATATCTGGTGATATTAGTAATAATGCTTATAGTTCCGATGAAGATCATATTAGCATATTAAACAAGGATGAAACTCGTTGTGATATTACCGAAGCTTCGGATATGTTGAATATAGATGTATTGTCAAAAACAGTGAAAAAATACTATATCTGTTATCCTAAAATATATTAG
- the rimP gene encoding ribosome assembly cofactor RimP, whose amino-acid sequence MIDKKNVLEIVEKEIAETDLFIVDITVSTSNAISVMIDSMNGVPISTCIELSRAIEKNFDRDIEDFELQVASAGIGQPFQVIQQYHKNIGKDVEILSTEGLKQTGKLITVGENEITVEVEEKVKVEGKKKKQVILTPYTFTFDQIKTTKDIITF is encoded by the coding sequence ATGATTGATAAAAAAAATGTACTTGAAATTGTTGAGAAAGAAATTGCCGAAACAGATCTATTTATTGTAGATATAACTGTATCGACGAGTAATGCAATTTCAGTAATGATTGACAGTATGAATGGTGTACCAATTAGCACCTGTATTGAGTTAAGTCGAGCAATCGAAAAAAACTTTGATCGAGATATTGAAGATTTTGAACTTCAGGTTGCTTCGGCAGGAATCGGTCAGCCATTCCAGGTCATTCAACAATACCATAAAAACATTGGTAAAGATGTGGAGATTCTTAGTACCGAAGGATTAAAACAAACAGGAAAATTAATCACCGTAGGTGAAAACGAAATAACAGTTGAAGTTGAAGAGAAAGTAAAAGTTGAAGGAAAAAAGAAAAAACAAGTCATTCTAACCCCTTATACTTTCACTTTTGATCAAATTAAGACAACAAAAGATATCATTACTTTTTAA
- the nusA gene encoding transcription termination factor NusA, with amino-acid sequence MNNMNLIETFSEFKELKNIDRATMMSVLEDVFRNLLLKNYGTDENFDIIINPDKGDLEIWRNREVVADGDVEDSNLQISLSEAKKIEEDYELGEEVTDEVKFLDFGRRSILTLRQNLSARILELEKDNIFNNYKDRIGEIITGEVYQIWKKEILILDDEGNELILPKTEQIPSDYFRKGESIRAVVIRVEVKNNSPLIIISRTSPVFLERLFELEVPEIFDGLITIKKIVRIPGERAKVAVESYDERIDPVGACVGMKGSRIHGIVRELKNENIDVINYTTNKQLFITRSLNPAKVSSVKILEEEGRADVYLNPEEVSLAIGKGGLNIKLASQLTGYEIDVYREKAADESEEDVNLSEFADEIDSWIIDELKKIGCDTARSVLELSAEELEKRTDLEIETINEILNVFKSEFE; translated from the coding sequence CTGAATAACATGAATCTTATTGAGACTTTTTCAGAATTTAAAGAATTGAAAAACATCGATCGTGCTACCATGATGAGTGTTTTAGAAGATGTATTTAGAAATCTTCTATTAAAGAACTATGGTACCGATGAAAATTTTGATATTATTATAAACCCAGATAAAGGTGACTTGGAAATTTGGAGAAACCGTGAGGTTGTTGCAGATGGAGATGTTGAAGATTCGAATCTTCAAATTTCACTTTCCGAAGCAAAAAAAATTGAAGAGGATTATGAATTAGGGGAAGAAGTAACCGATGAAGTTAAATTTTTAGATTTCGGAAGACGATCAATTTTAACTTTACGTCAAAATCTTTCAGCCCGAATTTTGGAATTAGAAAAAGATAATATCTTTAATAACTACAAAGATCGCATTGGTGAAATTATTACTGGTGAGGTTTATCAGATCTGGAAAAAAGAAATTTTAATTTTGGATGATGAAGGCAATGAATTGATTCTTCCAAAAACAGAACAAATACCATCAGACTATTTCCGTAAAGGAGAGTCGATAAGAGCTGTTGTTATTCGAGTAGAAGTGAAAAACAATAGTCCATTAATTATTATTTCGAGAACTTCTCCTGTATTCCTAGAGAGATTATTTGAACTAGAAGTTCCTGAAATTTTCGATGGCCTAATAACCATTAAAAAAATCGTTCGTATTCCTGGTGAGAGAGCAAAAGTTGCTGTTGAATCGTACGATGAAAGAATTGATCCTGTTGGAGCTTGTGTAGGAATGAAAGGATCGAGAATACATGGTATTGTTCGTGAATTAAAGAATGAGAACATTGATGTAATCAATTATACGACCAACAAGCAATTGTTTATTACAAGATCATTAAATCCTGCAAAAGTTTCTTCTGTGAAAATATTAGAAGAAGAAGGACGCGCTGATGTATATTTGAATCCTGAAGAGGTTTCGTTAGCAATTGGTAAGGGTGGTTTAAATATTAAACTAGCTAGTCAGCTTACGGGATACGAAATTGATGTATATCGTGAAAAAGCAGCTGATGAAAGCGAAGAAGATGTTAATCTTTCGGAATTTGCCGATGAGATTGACAGTTGGATCATTGATGAATTGAAGAAGATTGGTTGTGATACTGCAAGAAGCGTATTGGAACTTTCGGCTGAGGAATTGGAAAAAAGAACAGATTTGGAAATTGAAACTATTAATGAAATTTTAAACGTTTTTAAATCCGAATTTGAATAA
- the infB gene encoding translation initiation factor IF-2: MAKVNKNIRLSKLAREFNVGISTIVDFLNKKGIEIDSNPNTKVSGDTYTILAKEYSSDLNLKKESEKVNLKSTREKKETISLSSDSEETAKEETVEKTQEKTPAENPVKVVGKIDLDALKPKSKQAKPEIAEVKKEKVEEIKPKVVKAEKKVEKPAKEAKPKKAERPQPVKEEVTEKPSEPAEKPAKDDQTVKMESPKKEEKTHPSKKDSKEELKVVGKIDLDSLNQKTRPAKKTKAEKEVERREKQKASAQHQSQKQENAPAEKTGAKEEIFKSSTQKLSGPTVVGKIELPVEKKSSNGNKDKAGNQQRKKRKRIKKDSEKVNVANQPGQGKQGQNRQQGNQQGNRQKPGGGKFNKLKKKRVVKKEVSEEDVQKQIKDTLARLTSKGGKSKGSKHRREKREIASAKQAELAEQQAAEKNVLKLTEFVTVNELATMMEVPVTNIIATCMGLGLFVSINQRLDAETIAIVADEFDYKAEFVSVELQESIEEEVDAEEDLIERPPIVTVMGHVDHGKTSLLDYIRHANVIAGEAGGITQHIGAYNVALEDGRKITFLDTPGHEAFTAMRARGAQVTDIAIIIVAADDNVMPQTIEAINHASAAGVPIVFAINKIDKPGADVDRIKSELANMNYMTEDWGGKYQCQEISAKNGVNIEELLEKVLLEAEMLEAKANPNKRAIGSVIESSLDKGRGYVTTLLVQAGTLKVGDVLLAGSYTGHVKAMFNERGNKIDAVGPSEPALILGLNGAPQAGDNFNVMESEREARNIANKREQLQREQGLRTQKHITLDEIGRRIAIGNFQELNVIVKGDVDGSIEALSDSLIKLSTEEIQVNVIHKAVGQISESDVMLATASNAIIVGFQVRPSIGARRLAEKEEIDIRLYSIIYDAIEELKSAMEGMLSPEIKEEIVATVEVLETFKISKVGTIAGCIVREGKIKRSSQIRLIRDGIVIHTGTLGSLKRFKDDAKEVVKGYECGLNIEKYNDIKVGDMVEAFEETEVKKKL, translated from the coding sequence ATGGCAAAAGTCAATAAAAATATAAGACTTAGTAAACTAGCAAGAGAATTCAATGTTGGAATATCTACAATTGTTGATTTTCTGAACAAAAAAGGTATTGAGATTGACTCTAATCCAAATACTAAAGTTTCGGGAGATACATATACTATTCTAGCGAAAGAGTATAGTTCAGATTTAAATCTGAAAAAAGAATCGGAAAAGGTAAACTTGAAGAGTACCCGAGAAAAGAAAGAAACAATTTCCTTGAGTTCCGACTCCGAAGAAACTGCCAAAGAAGAAACTGTTGAAAAAACGCAGGAGAAAACTCCGGCTGAAAATCCTGTTAAAGTGGTTGGTAAAATCGATTTAGATGCATTAAAGCCAAAATCGAAACAAGCAAAACCGGAAATTGCCGAAGTAAAAAAAGAAAAGGTTGAAGAAATAAAGCCAAAGGTTGTTAAAGCTGAGAAAAAAGTAGAAAAACCTGCTAAAGAAGCTAAACCTAAAAAAGCAGAAAGACCTCAACCTGTAAAAGAAGAAGTTACTGAAAAACCATCAGAGCCGGCTGAGAAGCCCGCTAAGGATGACCAAACCGTTAAAATGGAAAGCCCGAAGAAAGAGGAAAAAACTCATCCTTCTAAAAAAGATAGTAAGGAAGAACTTAAAGTAGTAGGAAAAATTGATCTGGATTCTTTAAATCAGAAAACTCGTCCTGCTAAAAAGACAAAAGCTGAAAAAGAAGTAGAGAGAAGAGAAAAGCAAAAAGCTTCGGCTCAACATCAATCTCAAAAACAAGAAAATGCTCCTGCCGAAAAAACAGGTGCTAAAGAAGAGATTTTTAAATCTTCTACTCAAAAGCTATCTGGCCCAACTGTTGTTGGTAAAATTGAACTTCCTGTAGAGAAAAAATCTAGTAACGGAAACAAAGATAAAGCCGGTAATCAGCAGCGTAAAAAACGCAAAAGAATAAAAAAAGACAGCGAAAAAGTTAACGTTGCAAACCAACCAGGACAAGGTAAACAAGGTCAAAATCGCCAACAAGGCAATCAGCAAGGTAACCGTCAGAAGCCAGGTGGAGGTAAATTTAACAAACTGAAGAAAAAACGGGTTGTTAAAAAAGAGGTTAGCGAAGAAGATGTACAAAAGCAAATTAAAGATACTCTTGCAAGATTAACTTCGAAAGGTGGTAAATCGAAAGGATCGAAGCACCGTAGAGAGAAGCGTGAAATTGCAAGTGCAAAACAAGCTGAATTAGCAGAACAGCAAGCAGCAGAAAAGAATGTTTTGAAGTTAACAGAGTTTGTTACTGTTAACGAGCTTGCAACAATGATGGAGGTTCCTGTAACCAATATTATTGCAACATGTATGGGATTGGGTTTATTTGTATCAATCAACCAACGATTAGATGCTGAAACCATTGCCATTGTAGCAGACGAATTTGATTACAAAGCTGAATTTGTAAGTGTTGAACTTCAGGAATCAATTGAAGAGGAAGTAGATGCTGAAGAAGATTTGATCGAACGTCCGCCAATTGTGACTGTTATGGGTCACGTTGACCACGGTAAAACATCACTTTTGGATTACATTCGTCATGCAAATGTAATTGCCGGTGAGGCCGGAGGTATTACCCAGCACATTGGAGCTTACAATGTAGCTTTAGAAGATGGTAGAAAAATTACTTTCCTTGATACTCCGGGTCACGAAGCCTTTACAGCGATGCGTGCTCGTGGTGCTCAGGTAACAGATATCGCAATTATTATTGTAGCAGCTGATGATAACGTGATGCCACAGACCATTGAGGCAATTAATCACGCAAGTGCAGCAGGTGTACCAATTGTATTTGCTATTAACAAGATTGACAAACCAGGTGCTGATGTTGACCGCATTAAGAGTGAGTTGGCCAACATGAATTATATGACTGAAGATTGGGGCGGTAAGTACCAGTGTCAGGAAATATCAGCGAAGAATGGTGTTAATATAGAAGAATTATTAGAGAAAGTTTTATTGGAAGCAGAAATGCTTGAAGCTAAAGCTAATCCTAACAAACGAGCCATTGGTTCGGTAATTGAATCATCGCTTGATAAAGGTCGTGGTTACGTTACAACATTATTGGTACAAGCGGGAACGCTTAAAGTTGGTGATGTTTTACTTGCAGGTAGTTATACTGGTCACGTAAAAGCAATGTTTAACGAACGTGGAAATAAGATCGACGCTGTTGGTCCATCGGAACCAGCATTAATTCTTGGTTTGAATGGTGCTCCTCAGGCAGGTGACAACTTTAATGTAATGGAGAGTGAAAGAGAAGCTCGTAACATTGCTAATAAGCGTGAGCAGTTACAACGTGAACAAGGTCTTCGTACTCAGAAACACATTACTCTTGATGAGATTGGTCGTCGTATTGCAATTGGAAACTTCCAGGAATTAAATGTTATTGTGAAAGGTGATGTGGATGGTTCTATCGAAGCACTTTCTGACTCATTAATCAAGCTTTCTACTGAAGAAATTCAGGTGAATGTTATACACAAAGCTGTTGGTCAGATTTCTGAATCGGATGTTATGCTTGCAACAGCATCTAATGCGATTATTGTTGGTTTCCAAGTTAGACCTTCAATTGGAGCACGTAGACTTGCAGAGAAGGAAGAAATCGACATCCGACTTTACTCAATTATCTACGATGCTATCGAAGAATTGAAATCGGCAATGGAAGGTATGCTTTCTCCTGAAATTAAGGAAGAAATTGTGGCAACTGTTGAAGTTCTTGAAACATTCAAGATTTCGAAAGTGGGAACAATTGCTGGTTGTATTGTTCGCGAAGGTAAAATTAAGCGTAGCTCTCAAATCCGCTTAATCCGCGATGGTATTGTAATCCACACTGGTACTTTAGGATCCTTGAAACGATTTAAAGACGATGCCAAAGAGGTTGTTAAAGGATATGAATGTGGTTTAAATATCGAGAAGTACAACGATATTAAAGTTGGCGATATGGTTGAAGCATTCGAAGAAACCGAAGTGAAAAAGAAATTGTAA